A stretch of Aedes aegypti strain LVP_AGWG chromosome 2, AaegL5.0 Primary Assembly, whole genome shotgun sequence DNA encodes these proteins:
- the LOC5568486 gene encoding PITH domain-containing protein GA19395 has translation MSHNHPHDHGGACAHEALGIEDELEMGIQYSLYEKIDTINVECLNEEEEGSGKTVFKPYSQRLDFDKHVTSDADEELLFNIPFTGNIKLKGIIVVGANDDSHPKKMRLFKNRPKMTFDDVSAQADQEFELERDPNGVIEYSTKVVTFSSVHHLSIHFPTNYGDSNTTVYYIGLKGEFSEAHHHGVTICTYEAQPNAADHKGDLFDSMNRPIS, from the exons ATGTCGCACAATCATCCACACGACCATGGTGGGGCCTGTGCGCACGAGGCCCTAGGAATCGAAGACGAACTGGAGATGGGCATCCAGTACAGCTTGTACGAAAAAATCGACACGATCAACGTGGAATGTTTGAACGAGGAAGAGGAAGGATCCGGCAAGACGGTGTTCAAACCCTACAGCCAACGGTTGGATTTCGACAAGCATGTTACCAGCGATGCCGATGAGGAACTGCTTTTCAATATCCCGTTTACCGGAAATATCAAACTGAAGGGAATCATCGTTGTGGGCGCCAATGACGATAGTCATCCGAAGAAGATGAGACT ATTCAAAAATCGCCCAAAGATGACCTTTGACGATGTGAGTGCCCAAGCGGATCAGGAGTTTGAACTTGAACGGGATCCCAACGGAGTTATTGAATATTCCACCAA GGTTGTTACGTTTTCGTCGGTGCACCATCTGTCGATTCACTTCCCCACCAACTATGGAGACTCTAATACCACCGTGTACTACATCGGCTTGAAGGGAGAATTCAGCGAGGCACACCATCACGGAGTAACAATTTGTACATATGAAGCTCAACCAAATGCTGCCGATCACAAAGGTGACCTCTTTGattcaatgaatcgaccaatcAGCTAA